GGCCAGAGCGGCGAACTGCCCGTCGCCGTCGCGTACTTCTCGCCCGAGTTCGGCATCACCGCGGCCCTGCCGCAGTACTCGGGCGGGCTCGGCATCCTCGCGGGCGACCACCTCAAGGCCGCCAGCGACCTCGGTGTCCCGCTGATCGGCGTCGGGCTGCTCTACCGGCACGGCTACTTCCGCCAGTCGCTCTCCCGCGAGGGCTGGCAGCAGGAGCACTATCCGGTACTCGACCCGCACGAACTCCCGCTGACCCTGCTGCGCGAGCACGACGGCGGCCCGTCACTGATCGGGCTCGCCCTGCCCGGCGGGCGGGTGCTGCGGGCCCGGGTCTGGCAGGCCCAGGTGGGCAGGGTGCCACTGCTGCTGCTCGACTCCTCGGTCGAGGACAACGACCGCGCCGGACGCGATGTCACCGACCGGCTCTACGGCGGCGGCAGCGAGCACCGGCTGCTCCAGGAGATGCTGCTCGGCATCGGCGGGGTGCGCGCCGTGCGCCGCTACTGCCGCCTCACCGGCCACCCGGAGCCCGAGGTCTTCCACACCAACGAGGGCCACGCGGGCTTCCTCGGCGTCGAGCGCATCCACGAACTCGTCGCCCGGGACATGGACTTCGGCGCCGCCCTCGAACGCGTCGCCGCCGGGACGGTGTTCACCACCCACACCCCGGTCCCGGCCGGGATCGACCGCTTCGACCGGCACCTGGTCGCCCGTCACTTCGGGGCGGACGGCGAGGTACCGGGCCTGGACGTGGACCGGATCCTCGACCTCGGCTCCGAGCGCGGGCAGGGCGGCGACCCGCAGGTCTTCAACATGGCCGTGATGGGACTGCGGCTCGCCCGCCGCGCCAACGGTGTCTCGCTGCTGCACGGCGGCGTCAGCCGGGAGATGTTCGCGGGGCTGTGGCCCGGCTTCGACGTGGGCGAGGTGCCGATCACCTCCCTCACCAACGGCGTCCACGCACCGACCTGGGTCGCCCCCGAGGTCCGCGCCCTCGGCGCCCGGCAGATCGGCGAGGAACGCGCCGAGGAGGCACTGACCGTCGGCGGCACCGCACCCTGGGACACGGTCGCCGACCGGGACATCTTCGAGCTGCGCCGGGTCCTGCGCGGCCAGCTCGTCGGCGAGGTACGGCGGCGGCTGTACGACTCCTGGCGCCAGCGCGGTGCCGGAGCGGCCGAACTCGGCTGGATCGACAGGGCACTCGACCCCGACGTCCTCACCATCGGCTTCGCCCGACGGGTCCCCTCGTACAAGCGGCTCACCCTCATGCTGCGCGACCGCGACCGGCTGCGGGAGCTGCTGCTGCACCCCGAACGCCCGGTGCAGATCGTGGTCGCGGGCAAGGCGCACCCGGCCGACGACGGCGGCAAGCGCCTGGTCCAGGAACTCGTCCGCTTCACCGACGAACCTCGGGTACGCGAACACATCGTCTTCCTGCCCGACTACGGGATGGGCCTGGCCGAGAAGCTCTACCCCGGCTGCGACGTCTGGCTGAACAACCCGCTGCGCCCGCTGGAGGCCTGCGGCACCTCCGGGATGAAGGCGGCGCTCAACGGCTGCCTCAACCTCTCGGTCCTGGACGGCTGGTGGGACGAGTGGTACGAGCCGGACTTCGGCTGGGCCATTCCCACCGCCGACGGCGCCACCACCGACGAGGAGCGCCGCGACGACCTGGAGGCGCAGGCGCTGTACGAGCTCCTGGAACAGCGCGTCGCCCCCCGCTTCTACGAGCGCGGCGAGGACCAACTGCCCACCCGCTGGATCGAGATGGTCCGCCGTACGCTCACCCGCCTCGGTCCCAAGCTGCTCGCCGGACGCATGGTGCGCGAGTACGTGGAGCTGCTCTACGCGCCCGCGGCCCGCGCCCAGCGCCTGATGGACGAGCCCGCCGCCCGCGAACTCGCCTGGTACAAGGGCCGGTTGCGGGCGGCCTGGCCGCAGGTGGCGGTCGAGCACGTGGAGGCCTCCACCGGTGCGGCCACCGCCGAACTGGGCACCGAGGTGAGCCTGCGGGTGGGCGTACGTCTCGGTGAACTCACCCCCGACGACGTGGAGGTACAGGCGGTCACCGGCCGTGTGGACTCCGCCGACCGCATCTCCGGGGCCGCCACCACCGCACTCAAACCGGCCAAGGGCCCCGACCTGGACGGGCGTTGGGTGTACGAGGGCCCGCTCACCCTGGACCGCACCGGGCCGTTCGGCTACACGGTCCGCGTCCTGCCCGCGCACCGGCTGCTCGGCTCACCTGCCGAAATGGGGCTGGTGGCCTGGCCGTTGGAGGGTGCGGGGGAGTCGTCAGGGGTGCTGATGCGCTGAGCGGGGCGCGGCGGGAGCCGCCAACACGTGTGCTGTGGTGCCGAGTTGCGAGCCGCGCGACGCACCTGGCCGGAAAATGGTGCGGGCGACGCCCGGGGACCTGTTTCGTCCCCGGGCGTCGCCCGGTCATACGAGGGTGCGGCCCCAACCGGCCTGCACCCAGAGGGTGTTACCTCACTTCACGTCCACACCGGTCCAGGCGGCCTCGACGCCCTTGACCTCGGCGCCGTCGGCACCGTAGAGGTCGGTGGCGGCCTTGACCGTGGCCTCGCGGGCGCCCTTGTAGTCGGTGGTGGAGGTCATGTACTCGGTGAGGGCCTTGAACCAGATCTTCTCGGCCTTGTCGCGGCCGATGCCCTCGACCTTCTCGCCGTTCTTGGTGGGCGAGTTGTACTTCACACCGTCGATCTCCTTCTCACCGCTGCCCTCGGACAGCAGGTAGAAGAAGTGGTTGGCGATACCCGAGGAGTGGTGCACGTCCTCGTTGCCCGCCTCGGCGGTCCAGTAGTCCAGGGACTTGCCGTCCTTGCTGGGCTCGTCCATGTAACGGAGCGGCGTGCCGTCACCGTTGATGTCGATCATCTCGCCGACCATGTAGTCGCCCTTGTCCTTCTCGTTCTTGGCGCCGAACTCGACGGCAGCCGCGAAGATGTCGGACGTGGCCTCGTTCAGGCCGCCGGACTCACCGCTGTACTCCAGGTTGGCGGTGGCCGAGGTGACACCGTGCGTCATCTCGTGGGCGGCCACGTCGATCGAGGTGAGCGGCTTCTTGTTGCCCTCACCGTCGCCGTAGGTCATGCAGAAGCAGCTGTCGTCCCAGAAGGCGTTGACGTAGTTGTCGCCGTAGTGGACGCGGGTGGTCGCACCCTTGCCGTCGCCCTTGATGCCCTCGCGGCCGTGGACGGTCTTGTAGTAGTCCCAGGTCAGCTGGGCGCCGAACGCGGCGTCGACGGCGGCGGTGTTCGGGTCGTCGGCGGCGCCGTTGCCCCACTTGTCGTCGTCGTCGGAGGCGAGCTTGCCTTCGCCGCCCTCCTGGTTCTCCAGGGTGAAGGTGGAGTGGCCGCCGCGGCTGTCGTCGGTCAGGACGAAGCCGTTGTCGCCCTTCTTGGAGCCGACCTCGACGCTGCCGGAGTACTGGCCCTCACCGGTGCCGGTGTGGATGTCGTTCCACGAGAACAGCTTCTTGCCGGAGGCGGCGTCGGTGATGACGTGCACGCGGGTCGGCGTGCCGTCCTTCGCGGTGCCCTCGGTGATCTTCTCGAAGGCGAGCTTCGGGGTGCCGGAGGCGGCCCAGACGACCTTGCGGGCGTCCTTGGGAGCCTTGGCGGCCGACAGCGCCTTGCTGGAGACGGCGATCCGCTTCTCGGTCGCCTTGGTCACGCTCTTGGTCTTGCCCGACTTGGCCTTGTGCACGACCAGGTCGCCGCCGAGGACCGGCATGCCGGCGAAGGTGCGCTCGTAGCGGGTGTGGACGGTGCCGTCGGCGTCCTTGATGACGTCCTTGACGAGAAGCTTCTCCTGCGAACCCAGGTTCAGCTCCTGCGCGGTGGCCGCGCTGGACTCCTGCGCCGACTTGATCATCGCGGTACGGGCCGACTGCGCCAGCGCGATCGGGTACGCCGAGGTGGCCTTGTCCTGAGCCGGGGCCGGGGAGGCCGAGGCGCCGCCCGCGAGGCTGGTGGCGAGCAGGGCCGAACCGGCGGCGAGCGCCGTGCCGATGGCGATCGCGGAACGCTTGTGGTTGGCGATGTAGCCCTTGCGGTGGGTGTTGTGGGGGGTCACGCAATGCTCCTTCGTGGGGGTTCGGACAGCGTGGGGCTGCCCGAAAGGTGCGGTGCGGGTGTTTCTTGCGAGGAGACAGTGCCAGATGCGATGCGGACATGTCACTCATCGGCTCAACTCTTGACCAGAACTTGTCCGTTGCGTAGCGGCGTACGCCCGGTAATCGAACGGAAAGCGTGCGCAAACGGAAAAAAGGGGCGCCGCCCCGGTCAACGACCGGAGCGGCGCCCTGAGTTCATCCCGACCCGTACACCTTTCGGCCACGGGGTCGGACTACCTCAACTCGCTTACGGGAAGGTCACCTTGAAGCTGTTGATCCGACCCGTGTCCTGCGCGGCGACGTCCTGGACCTTGAGCTTCCAGGTGCCGTTGGCGTCCTCGGTGGAGGCGTTGACCGTGTAGGTCTCCTGCACGTTGTCCGCCGAGTCGTTGCCGCTGGAGTTCTTCAGGCGGTAGGCGGTGCCGTCCGGCGCCACCAGGTCGACGACCAGGTCACCGCGCCAGGTGTGCGAGATGTCCACGCCGACCTGGAGGTTGGTGGGCGCCTTGCCGGTGATGCCGGTGACGCTGACCGAGGAGGTCACGGCCGCACCGTTGTCCGGGATGGACACCGGGTTGGTGTTCTCGAAGGTCTTGCCGCCCGGCGTGCCCCCACGGCTGCCGACCGCCACGCCCGCCCAGGCGTCCTGAACGGCCTTGTACTCGGTGCTCGTGGTGCCGTACAGCTCACCGGCCACCGCGAGGGTGCCGGTACGGGCGCCCGCGTAGTTGGTGGTGGAGGTGAACTTCGTGGTGAGCGCCTTGTACCAGATCAGCGCGGCCTTCTCCCGGCCGATGCCGGTGACCGGAAGGCCGTCGGCGGTCGGGGAGTCGTAGCTGACACCGTTGACGACCTTCTGGCCGCTGCCCTCGGAGAGCAGGTAGAACCAGTGGTTCGCCGGGCCCGAGGAGTAGTGGACGTCGACGTTGCCGATGCCCGAGTACCACGAGTCCTTGGACGAGCCGTCCCTGCTCGGCTTGTCCATGTACCGCAGCGGGGTGCCGTTGCCGCGGATGTCGATCTTCTCGCCGACCAGGTAGTCGCCGACGTCCTGCGGGTTGTTCGCGTTGAACTCCACCGCGGCCGCGAAGATGTCCGAGGTGGCCTCGTTGAGGCCGCCGGACTCGCCGCTGTAGACCAGGCCCGCGGTGTTGGAGGTGACGCCGTGCGTCATCTCGTGGGCGGCCACGTCGATCGAGGTGAGCGGCTTGGCGTTGCCCTCACCGTCGCCGTAGGTCATGCAGAAGCAGCTGTCCGACCAGAAGGCGTTGACGTAGTTGTTGCCGTAGTGCACACGCGTGTACGCGCCGACACCGTCACCGCGGATGCCGCTGCGGCCGTGCACGTTCTTGTAGTAGTCCCAGGTGAGCTGGGCGCCGTAGGCGGCGTCCGCGCCCGCGGTCTCCAGGTTGCTCGGCGAGCCGTTGCCCCAGACGTCGTCCGAACCGGAGAACAGCGTGCCGGTGCCGGAGGTGCCGCGGTTGAGGTTGTACGTCTTGTGGCCGCCGCGGGCGCCGTCGGTCAGGTTGTACGAGGAGCCCGACTGCGTCGAGCCGACCGTCACCTGGCCGCTGTACTGGGTGTTGCCGGTGCCGGTCTCGATGGCCTGCCACTCGTAGAGCTTCTTGCCGGTGGCGGCGTCGGTCACGACGTGCAGCTCGTTGGGGGTGCCGTCGTGCTGGAGGCCGCCGACGACGGTCTCGTAGGCCAGGGTCGGCTTGCCCTGGGCCATCCACACGACCTTGCGCGGCTCGCGCTTGGCGTCGGCCTTCTTCGAGCCCTCTTCCTTGGCGAGGCTCAGGGCCTGCTTCTCGGCGGTCGCCGGGGCGACCTTCGCCTCGGTCGCGATGCCCTTGAGCTGCGACTTGGAGGCACGCGTCACGCCCTCGGTGGCGCCCGACTTCGCGGTCTCGACGACCATGTCGCCGCCGAGCACCGGCATGCCGGCGTAGGTGCGCTCGTAGCGCGTGTGAAGCGTGCCGTCGCGGTCCTTGACCACGTCACGGACGACCAGCTTCTCCTTCGCGCCGAGGCCGAGCCGCTTGGCGGCGTCGCCGGTGTGCGCGGAGGCCTCGCGGATCAGCTCGGCCCGCTGGGCGGGGGACAGGTTCGCGGCGAGCGAGCCCTTGTCCGCCCCGGCGGTGGCCGACTTGGCCGAGGACGCGTCCTCGGCGGTGGCCGCGCCCGACTGCACCGCTACGGAGAGCAGCGCCGCCACGGCGACGAGGGCTCCGGCGGCTGCCTTGCGCTGAGTGTGGGAGGTGCGTCTGTGGGGAGTGTTTTTCAACACCGACTCCTTCTGCGTGGCCGCGATCGGCGACCGGGAGAGCCCGGAGGTTGGGTTGCCGCCCGGGTATGAACTTCGGTGGAACTGACGCAGAACAAGCACCACTTGAGGCCCGTGCGGGAAGCACACAAGTGGGACCGTCAGGTGACCGGATGGTGAATGCCCGGACGACTGTGCGGCGGTCGAGGGAAGAGTGACAGGACGCGGCCGGTCCTGTCAGGAGCCCGTCAAGAGGTTGGCCGGAATGAGTTCGTTGCCCGGAGGGTCGCGTTCGGAAAGCGGACGACGGGTGGGGCGGCTGAGTCCGGTGAGGCGTGGTGTGGGCCGTTAACTCCCTTGTGGTGCTGGGTTTTTGTTGCTGCCGGGGTGTCCGATGTCGTCGTTGATCCACTGGGGTGCGCGCGTCGGGCGGTTCGATTGCTACGAATGTTTTCAGCCATCGCGCGCGAAATTTTTCGCCGGTGCGGCATGCCGGGAGTGGGTGTGCGGGGTGTGGGAGGTGTGGCGGTGGCGTGCTCGGAATGGCACATTCCGGTTGTGCCGCTCAGTGCAATTGCAAGCATTGCTCCGGGGTGGGGTCTGGGTGCGGCGCGGGTGGAAGCGGTCGGGCGGTGGGTGGCGATGCTCGGGCGGTGAGGTCGCTCCTGTGGCCGCCGTCGTTCTCCGGCCGTGTCGGCGCCGCGGCCTAGGATCCGCGCCATGAACGTGCAACTTCAGTGTGTGGTGCTCGACTGCCCCGACCCGGCCCTGCTCGCCCGTTTCTACGGGGAGTTGCTCGGCGGCGAGGTCGACCGGCCCGACCGTCGCTGGTCCCTGGACGCGGACTGGTCCACGGTGCATCCGCCCTCCGGGCCGGTGCTCGCCTTCCAGCGGGTGCCCGACCACCGCCCGCCCTCCTGGCCCGACCCGGCGCGACCCCAGCAGTTCCATCTCGACTTCGGCGTACCGGACCCGGCCGCGGCGGGCCGGCGGGTCCTGGCCCTCGGTGCCCGCCTGCTCAGCGCGGACGAGGAGGAGCGTGGGTGGGCCGTGTACGCGGACCCGGCCGGGCATCCGTTCTGCCTGGTGCGCGAGGGGGTGGGCGGTGCAGAGGGGGCGGGCGGAGCCGAAGGTGCCGCGGTCGGCGAGGGAGCGAACGCCGGGACTGCGCAAGGGGGTTGAGGTGCCCGGCGTGTGTGGATCTGGTGGGTTCATGGTCGGTCCGTCGTCCTGAGGTGCCGGGCGGGGTAGGGATCCTCGGTCGACGCTTTCAGGGCCGGTCCGTGTCGAGAGGCCGCGGGTCGTGCGCGAATGCAACGTGCAACCCGTTTGCCGTCGGGCACGTGGAGGCACGGACTCGTACGCGAATCGCCCCGCCGCGGCCCCGCTCGCCGTAGTGGCGCTCGATGTCCGAGAGGCCGGGATGTGGGTGCGCGCTATCACCAACCGGTATCACCTGCGGGGCGTTCGGAGGGGCGCCACAGGCTCGTACCGCCGGTCCGCGGGAGGCCCGTGCTGTGTTCAGGCCGCCGCTCTGAGGTGCGTGCGCCGTGTTCAGGCGGAGCCGCGCCGGAAGGCCGCGCGGTAGTCCCCGGGGCGTCGTCCGGTGTGCCGGGCGAAGAGTGCGGCGAAGGTTCCGGGGTCGCGGTAGCCGACCGTGGCGGAGATCGCGGCGACCGTGCTATCCGTGGTCTCCAGAAGGTGGCGGGCGCGGCGGACGCGCGCCGACTGGAGGTAGGCGAGCGGGCTCTGGCCGGTCTCTTCCGCGAAGCGCCTCAGCAGGGTGCGCGTGCTGACCCGACAGGAATCGGCCAGTGCCGCGAGGTCGTACCGGGCGTCGAGGCTCTGGTCGAGACGGCGCATCACCCTGCGGGAGAACGTGTTCCCGGGCTGCGGCAGCAGTCGTGCGTCCACGTAAGGGGTCTGGGACGCGCGCGCGTCGTCGACGAGCGCCACCCGCGCCGTGGTCCGTGCCACCTCCGCGCCGCTGTGCTCGCGGATCAGTTCCAGCGCGAAGTCGTACATGGCGCTGAACGCCGCCGTCGTGGTCACTCCCCGGTCGGTGACGACCAGGTGTTCCGGACGGATCTCGGCGTCCGGGCAGCGCCGGGCCAGCGCGTCCGCGAAGAGCCATGCGGTGGTGGCGCGGCGCCCGTCGAGCAGCCTCGCCTCGGCGAGCAGGAACGCACCGACACAGATCGAGACGACGGCACGGCCCGCGGCGGCGTGCGCGCGGATCGCCCCGGTCTCGGCTGCGAGCGGCGCGAGCCGCGCGTCCAGGTCCAGGTCCGGCGTGAGCTCGAACCCCGGCACCACGAGGACGTCCGCCTCGCGCAGCGCCGAGACGTGCACCACCGTGCCCCCCGAGGCGACGACGCGACGGCGCGGCGAGATGACCGACACCTCGTACCCGGCGTGGCCCGGCCCCGCGATGTGTGTGGCCATCGTCAACAGGTCGGGTACACCGAAGACTTCGGACGCGAAACAGCCCGGATAGGCGAGCACTCCGACGCGCAGCGCACTCATGCCCGTTTCCCCCTCCCGCACCTCGGTCGCCTTCACGACCGTGGCGAGATTACCCCTGAGCATGGCGATCCGGCCCATCGCCCGGAACGGGCCGGATCGCGCACGCTCTCGGCATGAGCGATGTCAACGAACGTCCGGGCGATGGCCGCGGACGGCGGAGTGGTGCCCACGAACGTCGGGGCGACGGCCACGGACGGCAGAGTGGTGCCCGCGCACGTCGGAGTGGTGCCCCCGCACGTCACAGCAGTGCCGCCGACAGCCGTCCCGACGACCCGATCACGGACTTCTCCCACCGGTCCGTGGCGGTGGACGGCGTGACGAAGACCGTCTACGTCGCGGGGCGCGGCCCGGCCGTCGTCCTGATGCCCGAGATGCCCGGCATCAGCCCCGATGTGCTGCGGCTCGCGCGCTGGATACGGGACGCCGGGTTCACCGTGTACGTCCCCTCCCTCTTCGGGACCGACGGCGCCCACCCCACCGTCGAGGACGGTGAGCGAGTGGTCCGTCGCGCCTGCGTGAGCGCCGAGTTCCGGGCGTTCGCCGGGGGCGGCACCAGCCCCGTCACGGCGTGGCTGCGCGGGCTCGCGCGCCGTGCGCACGCGGAGTGCGGCGGCCCGGGTGTCGGCGCGATCGGCCTGTGCTTCACCGGCAACTTCGCCCTGACCATGGCGCTCGAACCGGCCGTCGTCGCCCCGGTCGTCAACCACCCCTCACTGCCACTGGACGACCCGGCCGGACTGGAACTCGACGACGAGGACGCCCGGACGGTCGCCGAGCGCCTCTCCCGCGACCGACTGACCGTCCTCGCCTACCGCTTCGACAACGACCGCTGGTGCACCGGCCAACGCTTCGCCGCCTACCGCGCCCTGCTCGGCGACGCCTTCGACGGCCGCGTCCTGCCGGGCACCTCCGCCCGCACCGACCCGCCCCCGTTCTTCCGCGACTCGGTCCGGACCCCGCACAGCGTCGTCACGGCCCACCTCGTGGACGAGGAAGGGCATCCGACGGTACGGGCGCGGGACGAGATCCTCGCGTTCCTGGTGGAGCGGCTGATTCGGTAGCTCCGCCGCCTCACCCCGCCAGACTGTCCCGCCAAGCCCGGTGCAGATGCGCGAACGCGCCCGTACCCGCGATGAGTTCGGCCGGTGGGCCGTCCTCGACGACCCGGCCCTTCTCCATCACCAGGACCCGGTCGGCGATCTCCACGGTGGACAGGCGGTGGGCGATCACCACGGCGGTACGTCCGCGCAGCACGGTGTGCATGGCGTGCTGCACCGCGCGCTCGCCGGGGACGTCCAGCGAACTGGTCGCCTCGTCCAGGATCAGCACCCCGGGGTCGGCGAGCAGGGCGCGGGCGAACGCTACCAACTGGCGCTGCCCGGCCGAGATACGTCCACCCCGTTTGCGTACGTCGGTGTCGTACCCGTCGGGAAGGGCGCTGATGAAGTCGTGGGCGCCGATCGCCTTCGCCGCCCGTTCGATGTCCTCCCGGCTCGCCTCCGGCCGCCCGATGGCGATGTTCTCCGCGACGGTGCCGGAGAACAGGAAGGACTCCTGGGTCACCATCACCACGCCGCGCCGCAGTTCGGGCACCGAGAGGTGGCGCAGGTCGACCCCGTCGAGCAGGACCCGGCCCTCGGTCGGGTCGTAGAAGCGGGCGAGCAGTTTGGCGAGGGTGGACTTGCCCGCGCCGGTCGAGCCGACCACGGCGACGGTCTGGCCCGCCGGGATCGTCAGACCGAAGCGCGGCAGCACCTCGCCGCCGGTGCGGTAGGCGAAGCGCACCTGCGCGAACTCGACCTGGCGGCCCGGCTGTTCACTGCCGCGCTCGGGCAGCGGCTCCGGTTTGTCGGTCTCCGGTACGGACGGCGTCTGGGCCAGCAGACCGGCGATCTTCTCCAGCGAAGCGGCGGCCGACTGGTAGGAGTTGAGGAACATGCCGAGCCGGTCGATCGGGTCGTAGAGCCGTCGCAGGTACAGCACCGAGGCGGCGAGCACGCCGAGAGCGAGCGTGCCGTCGGCCACCCGGTAGGCGCCCCAGAGCACGATCCCGGCCACCGTCGTGTTCGCGACCAGCCGCGAGCCGACCACATAGCGGGCCATCTCCAGAAGAGCGTCGCCGTTGGTCCGCTCGTGACGGTGGTTGAGCGCGCCGAACCGCTCGTCGTTGGCACGCTCCCGGCGGAACGTGCGCACCGGCCGGATGCCGTTCATCGTCTCGGCGAACTTCACGATGACCGAGGCGACCGCCGTCGACCTGTCGCCGAAGACCCGTCCGGCGCGGCGCCGGTAGATCCGCACCAACTGGTACAGCGGCACGAACGAGGCGACGGCCACCGCGCCGAGGCCGAGGTCGAGCCAGAGCAGCATCGCCGAGATGAAGACGAACGACAGGACCACGGTGATCAGTTCCTGTAGGCCCTCGCTGAGCAGTTCGCGCAGCGACTCGACGTCGGAGGACGAACGCGAGATCAGCCGGCCCGAGGTGTACCGCTCGTGGAAGTCCACGCTCAGGGCCTGTGCGTGACGGAAGATCCGGCCGCGCAGATCGAGCAGCACACTCTGGTTCACCTGCGTCGAGGCGTCGATGAACACGTACTGCAGGACTCCGGCCACCAGGGCGCACAGCAGATAGGCCGCCCCCACCGCGATCAGCGGCCCGTGGTCGCCCTTGCGCTCGGCCGGAACCGCGTGGTCGATGGCGTACGCGACCAGCATCGGCCCCGCCTGCACCGCCGCCTGCTGAAGCAGCAGCAGGACCGCCGCCCACGCCACCCGCGCACGCAGCGGGGCGAGCAGCGAACGCAGCAGTACGCCAGTGGCGTTCTTCGGCGCGGGCAGCATGTCCCGGTCGAAGGGGTCGCCGGGGGAGTCCGCGGTGCTGGAGTCGGCGGCGCGGGAATCGGCAAGGGCTTCCGGGGTGCTGACAGCGCCGGAGGGTTCCGAAGTACCGGAAGTACCCGAAGTCCCCGAAGTGCCAGCGCCCTTGGGGGAGTTGGACTCTTTGGCGGCACCGGGGGCACCAGGGCCGCTGGGGGCGTTCGGGTCGTCGGCCGCCGCCGGGTCGACTTCCGCGGGGTCCGGTATCCGGCCGGAACCCGTGCCCGGGCCCGTCCCCGTGTCCGTACTCATCTCCGGCCTTCCGTCGTCGCGGGTTCCCGCCGGTCGCCGGCCGTCTCGGCGCCGGACATGAGCCAGGCGTACTCCGGGCTCGTACGCAGGAGTTCGTGGTGGGTGCCGACGGCGGCTATGCGGCCGCCGGACAGGAGGGCGACCCGGTCGGCGAGCTGGACGGTGGACGGGCGGTGCGCGACCACCAGTGCCGTCGTCCCGGCGAGTACTTCGCGCAGGGCGGCCTCCACCAGTGCCTCGGTGTGCACGTCGAGCGCGGACAGCGGGTCGTCCAGAACCAGGAAGCGGGGGCTGCCCACCACCGCGCGCGCCAGCGCGAGCCGTTGCCGCTGACCTCCCGACAGGCTCAGCCCCTGCTCGCCGACCTGGGTGCCGGTGCCCTCGGGCAGTGCGTACACGAAGTCGGCCTGGGCGATGGACAGGGCGCGCCGCAGCGGCTCCCCGGCCCGGTCGTCCGCGCCGTCGGTGCCCG
This is a stretch of genomic DNA from Streptomyces sp. NA04227. It encodes these proteins:
- the glgP gene encoding alpha-glucan family phosphorylase, which translates into the protein MKAIRRFTVRPVLPEPLAPLSELARNLRWSWHPGTRALFRSVDPETWEAVAGDPVRLLGGVPPARLAELAADPGFLSALRTEHDGLRDYVEGPRWYQGQSGELPVAVAYFSPEFGITAALPQYSGGLGILAGDHLKAASDLGVPLIGVGLLYRHGYFRQSLSREGWQQEHYPVLDPHELPLTLLREHDGGPSLIGLALPGGRVLRARVWQAQVGRVPLLLLDSSVEDNDRAGRDVTDRLYGGGSEHRLLQEMLLGIGGVRAVRRYCRLTGHPEPEVFHTNEGHAGFLGVERIHELVARDMDFGAALERVAAGTVFTTHTPVPAGIDRFDRHLVARHFGADGEVPGLDVDRILDLGSERGQGGDPQVFNMAVMGLRLARRANGVSLLHGGVSREMFAGLWPGFDVGEVPITSLTNGVHAPTWVAPEVRALGARQIGEERAEEALTVGGTAPWDTVADRDIFELRRVLRGQLVGEVRRRLYDSWRQRGAGAAELGWIDRALDPDVLTIGFARRVPSYKRLTLMLRDRDRLRELLLHPERPVQIVVAGKAHPADDGGKRLVQELVRFTDEPRVREHIVFLPDYGMGLAEKLYPGCDVWLNNPLRPLEACGTSGMKAALNGCLNLSVLDGWWDEWYEPDFGWAIPTADGATTDEERRDDLEAQALYELLEQRVAPRFYERGEDQLPTRWIEMVRRTLTRLGPKLLAGRMVREYVELLYAPAARAQRLMDEPAARELAWYKGRLRAAWPQVAVEHVEASTGAATAELGTEVSLRVGVRLGELTPDDVEVQAVTGRVDSADRISGAATTALKPAKGPDLDGRWVYEGPLTLDRTGPFGYTVRVLPAHRLLGSPAEMGLVAWPLEGAGESSGVLMR
- a CDS encoding M4 family metallopeptidase — encoded protein: MANHKRSAIAIGTALAAGSALLATSLAGGASASPAPAQDKATSAYPIALAQSARTAMIKSAQESSAATAQELNLGSQEKLLVKDVIKDADGTVHTRYERTFAGMPVLGGDLVVHKAKSGKTKSVTKATEKRIAVSSKALSAAKAPKDARKVVWAASGTPKLAFEKITEGTAKDGTPTRVHVITDAASGKKLFSWNDIHTGTGEGQYSGSVEVGSKKGDNGFVLTDDSRGGHSTFTLENQEGGEGKLASDDDDKWGNGAADDPNTAAVDAAFGAQLTWDYYKTVHGREGIKGDGKGATTRVHYGDNYVNAFWDDSCFCMTYGDGEGNKKPLTSIDVAAHEMTHGVTSATANLEYSGESGGLNEATSDIFAAAVEFGAKNEKDKGDYMVGEMIDINGDGTPLRYMDEPSKDGKSLDYWTAEAGNEDVHHSSGIANHFFYLLSEGSGEKEIDGVKYNSPTKNGEKVEGIGRDKAEKIWFKALTEYMTSTTDYKGAREATVKAATDLYGADGAEVKGVEAAWTGVDVK
- a CDS encoding M4 family metallopeptidase, with the protein product MLKNTPHRRTSHTQRKAAAGALVAVAALLSVAVQSGAATAEDASSAKSATAGADKGSLAANLSPAQRAELIREASAHTGDAAKRLGLGAKEKLVVRDVVKDRDGTLHTRYERTYAGMPVLGGDMVVETAKSGATEGVTRASKSQLKGIATEAKVAPATAEKQALSLAKEEGSKKADAKREPRKVVWMAQGKPTLAYETVVGGLQHDGTPNELHVVTDAATGKKLYEWQAIETGTGNTQYSGQVTVGSTQSGSSYNLTDGARGGHKTYNLNRGTSGTGTLFSGSDDVWGNGSPSNLETAGADAAYGAQLTWDYYKNVHGRSGIRGDGVGAYTRVHYGNNYVNAFWSDSCFCMTYGDGEGNAKPLTSIDVAAHEMTHGVTSNTAGLVYSGESGGLNEATSDIFAAAVEFNANNPQDVGDYLVGEKIDIRGNGTPLRYMDKPSRDGSSKDSWYSGIGNVDVHYSSGPANHWFYLLSEGSGQKVVNGVSYDSPTADGLPVTGIGREKAALIWYKALTTKFTSTTNYAGARTGTLAVAGELYGTTSTEYKAVQDAWAGVAVGSRGGTPGGKTFENTNPVSIPDNGAAVTSSVSVTGITGKAPTNLQVGVDISHTWRGDLVVDLVAPDGTAYRLKNSSGNDSADNVQETYTVNASTEDANGTWKLKVQDVAAQDTGRINSFKVTFP
- a CDS encoding VOC family protein — protein: MNVQLQCVVLDCPDPALLARFYGELLGGEVDRPDRRWSLDADWSTVHPPSGPVLAFQRVPDHRPPSWPDPARPQQFHLDFGVPDPAAAGRRVLALGARLLSADEEERGWAVYADPAGHPFCLVREGVGGAEGAGGAEGAAVGEGANAGTAQGG
- a CDS encoding GlxA family transcriptional regulator; translated protein: MSALRVGVLAYPGCFASEVFGVPDLLTMATHIAGPGHAGYEVSVISPRRRVVASGGTVVHVSALREADVLVVPGFELTPDLDLDARLAPLAAETGAIRAHAAAGRAVVSICVGAFLLAEARLLDGRRATTAWLFADALARRCPDAEIRPEHLVVTDRGVTTTAAFSAMYDFALELIREHSGAEVARTTARVALVDDARASQTPYVDARLLPQPGNTFSRRVMRRLDQSLDARYDLAALADSCRVSTRTLLRRFAEETGQSPLAYLQSARVRRARHLLETTDSTVAAISATVGYRDPGTFAALFARHTGRRPGDYRAAFRRGSA
- a CDS encoding dienelactone hydrolase family protein translates to MSDVNERPGDGRGRRSGAHERRGDGHGRQSGARARRSGAPARHSSAADSRPDDPITDFSHRSVAVDGVTKTVYVAGRGPAVVLMPEMPGISPDVLRLARWIRDAGFTVYVPSLFGTDGAHPTVEDGERVVRRACVSAEFRAFAGGGTSPVTAWLRGLARRAHAECGGPGVGAIGLCFTGNFALTMALEPAVVAPVVNHPSLPLDDPAGLELDDEDARTVAERLSRDRLTVLAYRFDNDRWCTGQRFAAYRALLGDAFDGRVLPGTSARTDPPPFFRDSVRTPHSVVTAHLVDEEGHPTVRARDEILAFLVERLIR